The window GAGCCTGTCCCCAGCGAGCCGATTCGGACGTGTTCCAAGCACGTGGAGCGGCTCGCCGAGACGGACTCGCCCTGCCTATTCATCGTTCATCGCGTCCATCGCTGAGGAATCCTAGTTGTCATTGACAGGATCGAGAGCTACTTTTTTCTTATGGTTTCCCGGTGAACGAACGTCATCGTATTTATGCCCATGACCACTTATCTCCAACGAGCCAGGATTATGACACGCCAACAAGTGCTGGACCTCTATTTCATGGACACGCGGTGCAAGCTTATTGACCTCGCCGCGTTTCTCGACCGCATCGATCGCGCGGAAGGCGAGGCTGACTTTCGCCTCAACGCATTTCGTCAGGCCTTGAAGGAACTCGACGGCAAAGAGCCGCAGCGCGCCAAACAAGTCCTGCTCGCCTTCAGTGATCCGACCACGAAACCCATCGCCAAGGCCACGACGAAGGCCGCTTGCGGAGCGTTCAAGGAAGTTGAGGGATGAAAGTTGAAAGTTGAGAGAGGCTGCGGCCTTGGCCGACTCTCAACTCTCAATTTCCAACTTGCAACGGATTTATGCGCTACATCGAACCTCACGGTCACATGGTCAGCCGGGTGACGGATGATTACATCGACATGGCCACGGCGGGCTGTCAGGCGGTCTGCGAGCCGGCGTTCTGGGCCGGATTTGACCGCAGTTCGGTCCAGGGCTTTTACGATTACTTCTGCCAGTTGACCGAGCACGAGCCGAAGCGTGCGGCCAAGTTCGGCCTGCGCCATTACACCTGGCTCTGCATCAATCCAAAGGAATCCGAGGACACGAAGCTCGCCGAGGAAGTGGTGTCGATCATCCCGAAATTCCTGGACCGGCCCACCGTGCTCGGCATCGGAGAAATCGGCCTAAACAAAAACAGCAAAAACGAGATCAAGGTCCTGGAGTGGCACATCGATCTCGCGGCGAGGCAGGACCAGCTTATCCTCGTCCACACGCCGCATCTCGAAGACAAACTCAAGGGCACCCGCCTGATCATCGATGCGCTCAAGAGCGACCGGCGGATCAAGCCCGAACGCGTAATCATCGATCACGTGGAGGAGCACACGATCAAACTGGTGCTCGACGCGGGTTTCTGGGCGGGGATGACGCTTTACCCGGAATCCAAGTGCACCCCGGCGCGCGCCATCGACATGATTGAGGTGTACGGCCACGAACGGCTTTGGATGAACAGCGCGTGCGACTGGGGCGTGAGCGTGCCGCTGGCCGTGCCGCGCACCGGGTTGGAAATGAAGAAGCGGGGGCACGCCGAACAGGCCATCGACCGGATGATTTATCAGAACCCGGTTCAGTTCATGAGCCAGTGCCCGAAGTTCACGCTGGCGTAGCTGATCCAAGTTGGCCTAGGCTCCCGTCCTATGGGAAGAATCACCGTTGAACTTAAGCTGACTAATTACTTGGATTTCAAGTTGCGTCAGATCCGACGGCTGAAGCGTGCGCCGCGGTCTTTGCGTGTGGAAGCGCTGGTGGACACAGGAGCTACGCGACTCTACCTGAAATCGAGTGTGATCAAAGCGCTCGGATTGGACAAAAGCGGTGAAGTGGACTCTCAAACCACGAATGGCATCCGCCGCCGCAACACCTACGATCCGGTGCATTTAGAACTCATGGGCCGCGAGGGGAATTTTGACGTCGTCGAGGTGGATGAGTCAGTCCCCCAATTTGCTCGGCCAAATCCCTCTTGGACACCTCGATCTGATCGTGGACCCCAAGGGCCGAAGACTCATTCCCAATCCGGCTCACGGCGAGAAACTGATGACGGAAGAGTACTGAGCCAGCCGCGTCTATCTCGACCCGGGCGCTTTCGCTTCGGTTCCGTAACCCCTCGGTTAACGACGGTGGAGCGACGCTCCTGCGGAGCTTTTCTTTTGATGGCATTGGCTCGGCAGTCGCCCCACCTTAACTATCTTAATTGAGGGGATACTCGGTTCCCTTCTTTACGCTTCGCGTCCTAGCTCCGTTGGTGTTGAATCTTCGGCCATGCAACTCAGTCACGGGCTTCAACTAGCGTACTCGACAAACATCCACCGTGGAGAAAGTTGGCTGGAAACTTTCGCGGCGTTGCAGCAGTACACGTTGGCCGTACGCGAGCGGGTCTGTCCCACCAGGCCGTACGCGATCGGACTGCGTCTGAGCGACCTGGCGTCGCGAGAGCTTTCCGAGCCGAAGAGCCTCGCGGCGTTCCAGCGCTGGCTCGACGAGAACGATGGCTACGTTTTCACGATCAATGGTTTTCCCTTCGGCCGGTTCCACGGCGGCCGCGTCAAGGAGCAGGTCTATGTGCCGGACTGGACGACGCCAGAGCGCCTGGCGTACACGAACCGGTTGTTCGACCTGTTGGCTCAACTTGTGCCCGGCGGCGTGGAAGGAAGCGTCAGCACCGTGCCTTGTTCGTTCAAAGAATTCATCAAGAACGAGAATCAAATCCGGCAGATGCGGGCAAACCTCTGGCGCTGCATCGAACACATTTCGGCGTTGAGCGAACGAACCGGTAAGACACTACATCTGGGCCTGGAACCGGAACCGCTTTGCTTTCTGGAAACCAGCTCGGAGACGGCGGAGTTCTTCGACCAGATGCGGGCTGATCGTCCGGACGATCCGAGGTTGGAGCATTGCCTCGGGGTCAACTACGACACCTGCCATCTGGCGGTCGAATTTGAGGAGCCGGCGGCGGTGCTCCGGCGTTTCCAGAAGCATCGGATCAAAATCAGCAAACTCCATTTAAGTTCGGCGCTGAAAGTCCGGCCCACGCCGGAAGTTCGTTCGGCTCTCGGCGCCTTTGCGGACGACGTTTACCTGCATCAGGTCGTCGCTCAAGCCGAAGGCGGCGAGCTCACTCGTTTTCGGGATCTGGGCGACGCCCTGAATTGCCAATTGCCAATCGCCAATCGCCAATCTGAGGAATGGCGCATCCATTTCCACATCCCGCTGCACAGCCAGCCGACTCCGCTTTTCAACAACACCTCGGACCACCTCCTCGGCGTGATGGATGCGCTCAAGGAAAATCCCGGACTCTGCTCTCATTTGGAAATGGAGACCTACACCTGGGAAGTGATGCCCGCGGAAATGAAGAACCGCAGTGTGGTGGATCAGTTGGCCGGCGAATATGAATGGTGTCTGGCCAAACTGGCCGAACGGGGCATCGTGCGGGCGACTCCCAGTTGAAACGGAGCCAGGCAGGGCTGCGCTGCCGCGCAGCCGGTTTTCTGTCGTAGCGGCGGCGCGGCAGCACCGCTCTGCCAACATCCTGAATCATCATGGAGATCCCGGTTGTCATCGCGCACATGAATGCCGCGCCGTATCTGAAGCCGGTGCTGGCCACGGCTCGGAGCTTCAATTCC of the Verrucomicrobiota bacterium genome contains:
- a CDS encoding metal-dependent hydrolase, giving the protein MRYIEPHGHMVSRVTDDYIDMATAGCQAVCEPAFWAGFDRSSVQGFYDYFCQLTEHEPKRAAKFGLRHYTWLCINPKESEDTKLAEEVVSIIPKFLDRPTVLGIGEIGLNKNSKNEIKVLEWHIDLAARQDQLILVHTPHLEDKLKGTRLIIDALKSDRRIKPERVIIDHVEEHTIKLVLDAGFWAGMTLYPESKCTPARAIDMIEVYGHERLWMNSACDWGVSVPLAVPRTGLEMKKRGHAEQAIDRMIYQNPVQFMSQCPKFTLA